The proteins below are encoded in one region of Engraulis encrasicolus isolate BLACKSEA-1 chromosome 1, IST_EnEncr_1.0, whole genome shotgun sequence:
- the si:dkeyp-104b3.1 gene encoding CMRF35-like molecule 9, with the protein MGAALLKAYVGGVVIFECGYKAGDKGRKKIFCKDDDVACYSSPASTGHLQKPSVAMFDTNSNHFLVLMTSLTLKDSGKYWCGVGEPPNYTVTAVHRLDVEKRE; encoded by the exons ATGGGAGCCGCTCTCCTGAAGGCGTACGTGGGCGGTGTTGTTATTTTCGAGTGCGGTTACAAGGCTGGGGACAAGGGCAGGAAGAAGATCTTCTGCAAGGATGACGACGTAGCCTGTTACTCCAGTCCAGCCTCCACTGGTCACTTGCAAA AACCCAGTGTGGCCATGTTTGACACCAACAGCAACCACTTCCTCGTACTCATGACATCACTAACCCTGAAGGATTCTGGGAAATATTGGTGTGGTGTTGGGGAGCCTCCCAATTACACTGTCACAGCGGTACATAGACTTGATGTAGAGAAACGTGAGTAG